In Pyricularia oryzae 70-15 chromosome 2, whole genome shotgun sequence, one genomic interval encodes:
- a CDS encoding oligopeptide transporter 2 — MSDQIKDEKSSANVADGGVLKEKQSAFSAARGSLDELPLPESVDASLLATDGDLIEARAIAARMTNDEVKSILLDVVKIHNDDPNFPFPVLEKIRGFIANPAVFENPEKHEELFAEMKLEAALITNNSPYSEVRAVVDNHDDPSLPVSTVRAWVIGMIFSVLLAFINQLFSIRQPSILVASNVAQILSYPLGKLWEKVMPDYGVNMFGSRISLNPGPFNKKEHMLITIMANVAYSTPYTNNIIWAQYLPTFFNQHYAGQFSYQILIGLSTNFIGYGIAGLTRRFLVYPSFCVWPSSLVTIALNTAFHDDNSTPVKAPFRKMISMSRYRFFLYAFSAMFIYFWFPDFIFQALSIFSWLSWIAPDNVNLNAVVGFNNGLGINPWPTFDWNTLLYNSLDPLMIPFFSTLNMTIGMAVSTITALGLWYTNAWNTGHLPINSNGVFDNTGSRFNVTRVIDSRGIFDSAKYTSYSMAYLAAGNICVYIFFFAIYPATVVYIGLYHRYEITMGFKSLWKSFKPKKKDENGNAIIEPLGSDVHNRLMSAYKEAPEWWYMSLLVISIALGIGGIAGYETFTTPGVIFYGLALCLIFVVPCGIVAAMTGAQVTLNVLAEFIGGSWVEGNALAMNFFKCYGYVTCAHALAFANDLKLAHYVKIPPRTTFIAQVVATLVSTFVCTGVLNFQMNMIPGVCTPDAPNRFTCPGINTFFTASVLWGTIGPKKVFGSGGQYTAALVGFPIGAALPFIFWALQRKYRGSRWLRQVHPVAMLYGSLSLSPYNLSYQWPAVPIAWLSWIYIKQRYLALWSKYNFVLSGAFSSGVAVAAIIIFFALQWGGDISLDWWGNQVVSQGCEASACVRLPLAKGETFGPPAGSWS; from the exons ATGTCGGACCAGATCAAGGATGAGAAGTCGTCAGCGAACGTCGCCGACGGGGGGGTTCTGAAAGAGAAGCAGTCTGCCTTTTCG GCGGCACGTGGCTCCTTGGATGAACTCCCCCTGCCCGAGAGTGTGGATGC TTCCCTTCTGGCGACAGACGGCGACCTCATTGAGGCCCGCGCCATTGCGGCTCGTATGACGAATGACGAGGTGAAAAGC ATTCTGCTCGATGTGGTCAAGATCCACAACGACGACCCAAACTTCCCATTCCCAGTTCTCGAAAAGATTCGAGGCTTTATCG CCAACCCTGCCGTCTTTGAGAACCCCGAGAAACACGAGGAGCTTTTCGCCGAGATGAAGCTCGAAGCGGCGCTCATTACCAACAACAGCCCCTACTCTGAGGTGCGCGCCGTGGTCGACAATCACGACGACCCTTCCCTGCCCGTCTCGACTGTCCGGGCTTGGGTAATCGGCATGATATTCTCGGTGCTGCTTGCCTTTATCAACCAGCTCTTCTCTATCCGCCAGCCTAGCATTTTGGTCGCCTCCAATGTGGCTCAGATTCTAAGTTACCCATTGGGAAAGCTGTGGGAGAAGGTGATGCCTGATTACGGTGTAAACATGTTTGGCTCTCGGATTAGTCTCAACCCAGGACCGTTCAACAAAAAGGAGCACATGTTGATCACAATCATGGCTAATGTCGC TTATTCTACCCCATACACCAACAACATCATCTGGGCTCAGTACTTGC CTACATTCTTCAATCAGCATTACGCCGGACAGTTCAGCTACCAAATTCTGATCGGCTTATCGACCAACTTCATCGGATACGGTATCGCCGGGTTGACTCGACGGTTCCTGGTCTATCCATCGTTCTGTGTCTGGCCGTCGTCCCTAGTAACGATTGCACTCAACACAGCGTTCCATGACGACAACAGCACGCCCGTCAAAGCGCCCTTCCGCAAGATGATCAGCATGAGCAGATACAGGTTCTTCTTGTACGCCTTTTCCGCCATGTTTATCTACTTTTGGTTTCCCGACTTCATCTTCCAGGCCCTCTCCATCTTTAGCTGGCTGTCCTGGATCGCACCGGACAATGTTAACCTGAACGCCGTCGTGGGCTTCAACAACGGCTTGGGCATCAACCCCTGGCCGACATTCGACTGGAACACGCTCCTTTACAACAGCCTCGACCCGCTCATGATACCCTTCTTCTCGACTCTCAACATGACCATCGGCATGGCCGTGTCCACCATCACCGCCCTGGGCCTGTGGTACACCAATGCTTGGAACACGGGACACTTGCCCATCAACTCCAACGGCGTCTTCGACAACACGGGCAGTCGTTTCAACGTGACCCGGGTGATTGATAGCCGCGGCATCTTCGACTCAGCCAAGTACACGTCGTACTCGATGGCATACCTTGCAGCTGGAAACATCTGCGTGTacattttcttctttgcaATCTACCCGGCCACCGTTGTCTATATCGGCCTCTACCACCGATATGAGATCACAATGGGCTTCAAAAGTCTGTGGAAGTCTTTTaagcccaagaagaaggacgagAACGGCAACGCCATCATTGAACCCTTGGGGTCCGACGTGCACAACCGCCTGATGAGTGCCTACAAGGAGGCGCCCGAATGGTGGTACATGTCGCTCTTGGTCATTTCCATCGCCCTGGGCATTGGCGGCATCGCCGGTTACGAAACCTTCACCACTCCCGGCGTCATCTTCTACGGCCTGGCGCTCTGCTTAATCTTTGTCGTACCCTGCGGTATTGTGGCTGCGATGACCGGGGCTCAGGTTACGCTCAACGTCCTCGCAGAGTTTATCGGCGGCTCCTGGgtcgagggcaacgccctGGCCATGAACTTCTTCAAATGCTACGGCTACGTGACCTGCGCGCATGCCCTCGCCTTCGCCAACGATCTCAAGCTGGCCCACTACGTCAAGATCCCGCCGCGCACCACCTTCATCGCCCAGGTTGTCGCCACCCTCGTGTCGACCTTTGTCTGCACCGGCGTGCTCAACTTCCAAATGAACATGATCCCCGGCGTATGCACCCCCGACGCGCCCAACCGCTTCACCTGCCCGGGTATCAACACCTTCTTCACGGCCTCTGTGCTGTGGGGAACCATCGGGCCCAAGAAGGTGTTTGGCAGCGGCGGGCAGTACACGGCCGCCCTCGTCGGCTTCCCAATCGGCGCCGCCCTGCCCTTCATCTTTTGGGCCCTGCAGCGCAAGTACCGCGGGAGCCGCTGGCTGCGGCAGGTCCACCCCGTCGCCATGCTGTACGGATCTCTGAGCTTGTCCCCTTACAACCTCAGTTACCAGTGGCCTGCTGTGCCCATCGCGTGGCTGTCGTGGATCTACATCAAGCAGAGGTACTTGGCCCTTTGGTCAAAGTACAACTTTGTCCTGTCGGGCGCCTTTTCGAGCGGAGTTGCTGTCGCCGCCATCATCATCTTTTTCGCCTTGCAATGGGGCGGCGATATTTCGCTCGACTGGTGGGGGAACCAGGTTGTCTCGCAGGGTTGCGAGGCTAGTGCTTGCGTCAGGCTACCTCTGGCAAAAGGGGAGACTTTTGGGCCGCCTGCTGGTTCCTGGAGCTAG
- a CDS encoding 3-(3-hydroxy-phenyl)propionate hydroxylase — protein METFFWRNIFFELTTMVAAIDADPELSGENLRDVLCVGAGPVGLLLALLTKKSGSSGVDPTKATTPRVTVVDRQPARYPLPRAVCLDHEGQRILRSAGLGPKLTPLLEDIIGPPGTNFAWKDADGEIIVDLEWEKPTASGLNRASGFCQPELEAMLEEACRDAGIDILRGLELVSLHQHDDHVTATFNKWPSEHGSSTPSKATVVRTRYLVGCDGANSTVRPLCSIDFNDLGFQYDWLVCDMLTKGNGLPPKVLPHKNGAQICDPDRPTTFAMGGNGRRRVEFMRLPAEAREEFFTESRAWELLRPWGFSHHYVDMERVALYTFRARWAGEWRKNRVFLAGDACHQMPPFLGQGMNSGLRDAAALAWRLRLALDGHANTSGFLLDSYCTERLAHVRAIIDHSVLLGKVICETDKAQAAAYAKDLRANPPPHGFDPHLGTPGILQMDHPAAGLVAMQRPVAGPEGGKASLFDQVYGAGWRLLVWGDTPRIRLSPAAQEFFDAIGGKVVALKMTDDATGDYGRWFEEDLGSAKAVLWRPDFYVYGVIRERLEEADDMLLGLRDKIFAPLL, from the exons ATGGAGACTTTCTTTTGGCGGAACATTTTTTTCGAGCTCACAACAATGGTGGCAGCCATTGACGCAGACCCAGAATTAAGCGGCGAAAACCTGAGAGATGTGCTGTGCGTGGGTGCAGGCCCGGTTGGGCTCCTGCTGGCACTGTTGACCAAGAAAAGCGGCAGCTCCGGCGTCGACCCCACCAAGGCCACCACCCCCAGGGTCACCGTGGTGGACAGACAGCCGGCGCGATATCCACTGCCTCGTGCCGTGTGTCTCGACCACGAGGGACAGCGCATCCTCCGCTCGGCTGGTCTGGGGCCAAAACTGACGCCGCTGCTCGAGGACATCATCGGCCCACCCGGGACTAATTTTGCCTGGAAGGATGCAGATGGGGAGATT ATTGTGGATCTCGAGTGGGAAAAACCTACAGCTAGCGGCTTGAATAGAGCATCCGGTTTCTGCCAGCCAGAGTTGGAGGCCATGTTGGAAGAAGCCTGCAGGGATGCCGGCATTGATATTCTTCGTGGTTTGG AACTCGTCTCCCTCCACCAGCACGACGATCACGTCACTGCCACTTTCAACAAATGGCCAAGCGAGCATGGATCCAGCACACCATCAAAAGCCACGGTGGTGCGCACACGGTACCTCGTCGGTTGCGACGGCGCCAACTCGACGGTGCGCCCACTGTGCAGCATCGACTTCAACGACCtcggcttccagtacgactGGCTGGTGTGCGACATGCTGACCAAGGGCAACGGCCTGCCGCCCAAGGTGCTGCCGCACAAGAACGGCGCGCAGATCTGCGACCCGGACCGGCCGACCACCTTTGCCATGGGGGGcaacggccgccgccgcgtcgAATTCATGCGCCTCCCCGCCGAGGCCAGGGAAGAATTCTTTACAGAGTCCAGAGCCTGGGAGCTGCTTCGGCCATGGGGCTTCAGCCATCACTATGTCGACATGGAACGCGTCGCCCTGTATACCTTTCGAGCCCGCTGGGCAGGGGAATGGCGGAAGAATAGAGTTTTCCTCGCAGGGGATGCTTGTCATCAG ATGCCCCCTTTTCTAGGCCAGGGCATGAACAGCGGCCTTCGCGATGCCGCGGCACTCGCCTGGCGTTTACGTCTCGCCCTGGATGGGCATGCCAACACGTCCGGATTTCTGCTGGACTCGTACTGCACCGAGCGGCTGGCGCACGTCCGAGCTATCATTGACCACAGCGTGCTGCTTGGAAAAGTCATTTGCGAGACTGACAAGGCACAAGCTGCAGCATATGCAAAGGATTTGAGGGCAAACC CTCCGCCACACGGCTTTGATCCTCACCTTGGCACGCCGGGAATTTTGCAGATGGATCATCCCGCAGCAGGTCTCGTAGCTATGCAGAGGCCGGTGGCAGGTCCTGAAGGTGGAAAAGCTAGTCTCTTTGATCAAGTGTACGGCGCTGGCTGGCGATTGCTTGTATGGGGAGACACACCAAGAATACGTCTATCACCCGCTGCCCAGGAATTCTTTGATGCGATCGGCGGAAAGGTAGTTGCGCTCAAAATGACGGATGACGCGACGGGGGATTACGGCAGGTGGTTCGAGGAGGACTTGGGCAGCGCAAAGGCTGTGTTGTGGCGGCCCGACTTTTACGTCTATGGGGTGATTCGGGAGAGGTTggaagaggccgacgacatgTTGTTGGGATTGAGGGATAAGATCTTTGCGCCCCTGCTATAA